Proteins encoded by one window of Brevibacterium atlanticum:
- a CDS encoding type II toxin-antitoxin system Phd/YefM family antitoxin, translating into MNAEGAQAESLSQRELRNESGRVLRAVSEGQSFVLTNRGVPVGRIVPLDAPAPRLTIARPAKRVGGWTVRDRRPSTDNRAMTEIIDELREERL; encoded by the coding sequence ATGAATGCAGAGGGAGCGCAGGCCGAAAGTCTTTCGCAACGTGAGCTGCGCAATGAGTCCGGGAGGGTCCTTCGCGCAGTCAGTGAAGGGCAATCGTTCGTGCTGACCAACCGGGGTGTGCCGGTCGGCCGCATCGTGCCTTTAGACGCCCCTGCTCCTCGGCTGACGATCGCTCGACCGGCCAAAAGGGTGGGTGGCTGGACCGTGCGTGATCGCCGGCCGTCGACGGACAACCGCGCCATGACGGAGATCATCGACGAGCTCCGTGAGGAGCGTCTGTGA